The following proteins are co-located in the Hydractinia symbiolongicarpus strain clone_291-10 chromosome 7, HSymV2.1, whole genome shotgun sequence genome:
- the LOC130648353 gene encoding G protein-activated inward rectifier potassium channel 3-like: protein MYSLTKNVNSEKMTLSGNKNTYGSHGTLDSSNVFTQENYTKKVSDVASERDVLESYDNIVDGVRFRRQRSRSFRKPSRRRLVEKNGKRNVRSKVFPRDRYLQDIFTTIIDAKWKWMIVLFVVFYLGSWLLFGFFWWIVMITHGTKCFDNVTNFTEAFLLSLETSMTIGYGGRQVTSKCPETVILLIIQSLASCIIEACIIGLIFTKVARPGKRQSTIVFSKNAVITKRDDKFCLMFNIADVRKKQLGECHVRLHLFRTYKTLEGTIIQNQQNQLRVGMDWYNIRDDSDRLFLLFPCAVTHVIDRKSPFYNVSKEMYENSDWELVVILEGVVEATGCVLQARTSYLPNEVYWGRDLVNLATYDDWHEDQGILYMLRKLNETVPAPYVPICSPLSYYKSISKYPDPDEVYTTQDELWDDQNFTEPGDEPRVLPTHVKLTESENNVII, encoded by the exons ATGTACAGTTTAACAAAGAATGTAAATAGTGAAAAAATGACATTGTCTGGTAACAAAAATACTTATGGAAGTCATGGAACATTGGATTCGAGTAATGTTTTCACACAGGAAAACTACACAAAGAAGGTGTCAGATGTGGCAAGTGAACGTGATGTTTTGGAAAGTTATGATAATATAGTTGATGGTGTTAGATTTAGGCGACAACGTTCTCGGTCTTTCAGAAAACCATCACGAAGACGATTAGTTGAAAAGAATGGCAAGCGTAATGTGAGATCAAAAGTGTTTCCTAGAGATCGTTATTTGCAAGATATTTTCACGACTATAATTGATGCTAAATGGAAGTGGATGATTGTGCTGTTTGTAGTATTTTATCTAG GTTCATGGTTACTCTTTGGATTTTTTTGGTGGATTGTTATGATAACTCATGGTACAAAATGTTTTGATAATGTGACAAATTTCACTGAAGCATTCTTATTGTCCTTGGAGACATCAATGACAATTGGTTATGGAGGAAGACAGGTTACAAGCAAGTGCCCTGAAACTGTGATTTTACTGATCATTCAGTCACTTGCCAGTTGCATCATTGAAGCATGCATAATTGGTTTGATATTCACCAAAGTGGCTCGACCAGGAAAAAGACAGTCTACTAttgtgttttcaaaaaatgctGTTATCACGAAGCGAGATGATAAGTTTTGCTTAATGTTCAACATTGCAGATGTGAGAAAGAAGCAACTTGGCGAGTGCCATGTACGCTTACATCTGTTTAGAACATACAAGACCCTTGAGGGTACTATAATACAAAATCAACAGAATCAATTGAGAGTGGGAATGGATTGGTATAACATTCGTGACGACAGTGATcgcctttttttattatttccttGTGCAGTAACCCATGTTATTGATAGAAAGAGTCCATTTTATAATGTCTCCAAAGAAATGTATGAAAACTCAGACTGGGAATTGGTTGTTATTTTGGAAGGTGTTGTTGAAGCTACTGGGTGTGTCTTGCAGGCCCGTACTTCATACTTGCCAAATGAGGTTTATTGGGGAAGAGATTTAGTGAACTTG gcaaCATACGATGATTGGCATGAGGATCAAGGCATTTTGTATATGTTAAGAAAGCTTAACGAAACAGTACCTGCGCCATATGTTCCGATTTGCAGTCCTCTGAGTTACTATAAAAGCATCTCTAAATATCCTGATCCTGATGAGGTCTATACTACGCAAGATGAATTGTGGGACGATCAGAACTTTACGGAGCCTGGTGATGAACCACGTGTGTTGCCAACCCATGTAAAGCTGACTGAAAGTGAAAACAACGTCATAATATag